Genomic segment of Sodaliphilus pleomorphus:
CAAGAAATACCAGCCCAGCCAGAGCGAGATCGAGGCTGTGTACAACCAGTACAAGAACCTGTGGAAGATCAACGACCCGCAGGCCCGCCTGCACTATGTGGCCGTCAACATCGCTCCCAGCAAGGCCGACCTGGCCGCCGCCCAGAAGGTGATCGACAAGGCCAAGGCCGTGATTGCCGGTCCCAACGGCGTCGACTCGCTCAAGAACATAAGCGAGTTCAGCAACATCCAGAACAGCAAGATCACCCTGGAGCAGGCCAAGCAATTTGCCCAGCAAATGGGCGACTCGGCGTTTACCGCCTTTGTGAGCGGCGGCGCCAAGGGTGCAACCCACTTCTTCGACAAGGGCAACAACCACGTGATCTTCAAGATCACCGATGTGGCTGAGCTCGTCGACACTGCCAAGGTGGTGGTCGTGGAGGTGCAAGGCGACAAGGCCAAGCAGAACAAGGTGCTTGCAGCCCTCAACGCCGGCCAGGACGTGAGCAAGATGCAAGGCGTGCAGGTTGCTCCCGAGCAGCCCATGCAGGTGCAGAACCCGCAACTGAGCGACAGCGTGAGAAATCAGATTGAGGCCAACGCAGCCACTGGCAAGTACTTTGTGCTGCAAAGCGATGCCAAGAACGGCGCAGCCCTGTTGAAGGTGAACAGCGCAGTGAAGAAGACCTTCTACTCGCTGGCTGTGTCGAGCTATGAGGTGGTGGCCAGTTCCCAGACGAGCACCAGCACCCAGGACAAGCTCCAGACCTTCTTGAACAAGAACAAGACGGCGGCCGCCTTTGAAAAGAATGCTGCCAAGTATGGCTATGCAGCCCAGGAGGCATTTGTCAACTCGGCCACTGCACAGCTGGGTGGCAACCCGCAATTTGGCATGCCGGGCATCACCAACTCGCGCAAGGCCATAAAGTGGGCCCTCACCGAGGGCAAGAAGGGCACCGTGTCTAACATCTTCACCGACAACAACGACGTGCTCGTGGCTGTTGCGCTCGACGACATCTACGACGGCGACTTCCTGCCGCTCACCGACCCCGAGGTGCTCACCTTCTGCACCAACAAGGCCCGTGCCCTGAAGATCGCCAAGGCCATGGAGGCCCAGTACAAGGGCAAGGCCAGCAACGTGGCCGGCTATGCCAAGCTCTTCGGCACCACCCCCGACGTGACAAGCGTCACCTTCGGCAACGACCAGGTGATGAAGATCAACACCACTCCGCTCAGCCTCGACGGCCAGGAGGGCGACGGCGGCTTCATAGGCCGCGTGGCAGCTGCCAAGCAGGGCAAGACCTATGTGTGGGCCGGCAACAGCGCCATCTATGCCTTCACGGTGACCAAGACCACCAAGAGCGCCATGAAGCTCAAGAAGGAAGAGCTCAAAAACCGCTGGATGATGCAGTATGGCATCATTTCCAACCAGCAGATGGGCATCGACCGCTTTACCAGTGTGCTCATGACCTCTAAGAAGATCAAAAACAACCTCGTGAAGTTCCAGTAACCACACTGCGAGGAAAACCGCGACAACTTTACAACTCCCGCATACAATGCCGCCAGCCGCAACGCTGGCGGCATTTTTTGCCTCGGGGCGTTGTAGAAATCGAAAATATTGCTTAATTTTACACGCATATAAACAAAAATCACATCCCTGCAGCCCTGCCGCATGCAAAGTTGCAGGGCGCTACAACAAAATCAATCACAACACGCTATGGCCACTATCAACGAAGTACAGGACGAAATTATCGACGAGTTTGAAGGCTTCACCGACTGGATGGACAAGTACCAGCTCATCATCGACATGGGCAACGCCATGCCGGCCCTCGACGAGAAATACAAAACCCCCGACAACCTCATCGACGGCTGCCAGAGCCGCGTGTGGCTGCAGGCCGACTATGTCGACGGCAAGGTGGAGTTTCAGGCCGACAGCGATGCCATCATCGTCAAGGGCATCATCTCGATGCTGGTGCGGGTGCTCAACGGCCGCACGCCGCAAGAAATACTCGATGCCGACCTCTACTTTATCGACCGCATAGGGCTGCACGAGCACTTGTCGCCCACACGCAGCAACGGGTTGCTGGCCATGGTGAAGAAAATCATGGCCTATGCCGTGGCCTTCAAGGCGACTCAGGGCTGAGACCAGCCCTGTCACAGGCCAGGAGCGGCACAGCTACAGCACGCAATCTTTTTAATTAACTCCATAAAACATCCATTACACTATGTTCAAAAACCATCCCAAGGGGTTGATCCCCGCCGCCCTGAGCAACATGGGCGAACGCTTTGGCTATTACATCATGAATGCAGTGCTGCTGCTGTTCTTGTGCTCCAAGTTTGGCTTGAGCGACGAGACGAGCGGTATCATCTACTCGGTATTCTATGCCCTGATTTATGTGCTGAGCCTCTTTGGCGGCTTTGTAGCCGACCGCACGCAAAACTACAAGGGCACCATCATGGCCGGCCTGGTGGTGATGGCCTCGGGCTATGTGCTGCTGTCGATACCCATCATGTCGACCGCGAGCAACATCGGGTGGCTGCTGCCCTTCACCTGCTTTGCCTTGCTGCTCATCGCCTTTGGCAACGGCCTGTTCAAGGGCAACCTGCAGGCCATTGTGGGCCAGCTCTACGACAACTTTGAGGCCGAGGCTGCCAAGAAAGGCCCCGAGGCTGTGAAGGCCGTGCAGGGCAAGCGCGACTCGGGCTTCCAAATCTTCTATGTGTTTATCAATGTGGGCGGCCTGGTGGCACCCTTCATTGCTCCCTACCTGCGCCAGTGGTGGCTGGGCACCAAGGGGCTGCTCTACAATGCCGAGCTGCCGGCCCTGTGCCACAAGTTTATCGAGAACCGCGCCGGCATGACTGGCGAGGAGAGCAGCAACCTGGTCAAGCTCATGCACGACGTGGGCGGCAACGTCAACGACATGGCCGCAGCGTGCACGGGCTATCTCGACGCCTTCAACACCGGAGTGCACTACTCGTTTATCGCCAGTGTGGTGGCCATGCTCATCTCGCTGGTCATCTTCGTTGCCTACAAGCGCATCTTCCCCACGCCGGCCAAGAAGGAGGCTGCTGCTGCGGTTGAGTATACCGCCGAGGAGAAGGCTGCCATGGGCAAGGAGATCAAGCAGCGCATGTATGCCCTCTTTGCCGTGCTGGGCATCGCCATCTTCTTCTGGTTCTCGTTCCACCAGAACGGTCAGTCGCTCTCGGTGTTTGCCCGCGACTTTGTGAAGACCGACTCGATAGCTCCCGAGATATGGCAGGCTGTGAACCCCTTCTTTGTGATCGTGCTCACGCCCATCATCATGTGGATATTTGGCGTGCTGGGCCGCCGCGGCAAGACGATCTCGACGCCGCGCAAGATTGCCTATGGCATGTTTATCGCCGGCCTGGCCTACTTGTTCCTCATGATCTTCTCGCTGGTCAACCATTATCCCTCGGGCGAGCAGTTCAAGCTCATGAGCGTCACGGCCAAGGAGAGCATGAAGGCTGGTCCGTGGGTGCTCATCGTCACCTATTTCTTCCTCACGGTGGCCGAGCTGTTTATCTCGCCGCTGGGCCTCTCGTTTGTGTCGAAGGTGGCTCCCAAGCACCTGCAGGGTGTGTGCCAGGGCTTGTGGCTGGGTGCCACGGCTGTGGGCAACCTGCTCATCTGGATAGGCCCGCTCATGTACAACAAGATGCCCTTGTGGGAGTGCTGGGGTGTGTTCCTGGCCGTGTGCCTGGTGTCGATGGGCGTGATGCTGGGCATGGTGAAGTGGCTGGAACGCGTGACGGGCGAGTAAGCGCTGCTGCCGCGGTGTGATCCACGCCACGACGATTTAGCATAGTCATAAAAAGTCGCAGGATATTATCATTCTGCGACTTTTTTTAGTACTTTTGTGAAAGTACAACTTTAAAACAGAAAATCGTTATGTTTGAAAATCAACCAAAGGGACTTTGGGCATTGTCGCTTGCCAACACGGGCGAGCGATTTGGTTACTACACCATGATTGCCGTGTTCGTTTTGTTTTTGAAAGCCAATTTCGGCCTGAGCGCGGGAGCGGCCGGGGCCATCTACAGCATCTTTATGGGCTTGGTCTATTTCCTGCCCTTTGTGGGCGGCATCATGGCCGACAAGTACGGCTATGGCAAAATGGTGACCATGGGCATCGTGGTCATGTTTCTGGGTTACCTGTTTCTGGCAGTGCCACTGGGCGGCAACACGGTAGCCCTGGTGGCCATGCTCGCCGCGCTTGCCCTCATCAGCCTGGGCACGGGCCTGTTTAAGGGCAACTTGCAGGTGATGGTGGGCAACCTCTACGACGACCCGCGCTACAGCGACCGCCGCGACTCGGGCTTCAGCATCTTCTACATGGCTATCAACATAGGGTCGCTCTTTGCGCCCACCGCTGCCATAGGCATCATGAATTATGTGCAATCGCGATATGGTGTGAGTGTGAACGACTCCTACCACTACGCCTTCGGCATCGCCTGCCTGTCGCTCATTCTCTCCATTGCCATCTACTATGCCTTCCGCGGCAGCTTCAGGCAGACCGAGAACATAAGCAGCAAGAGCGCTGCCAGCGACCAGGTTGAGGAGATCTCCAAGGAGGAGACCAAGAGCCGCATCACGGCTCTGTGCCTCGTGTTTGCGGTGGTCATCTTCTTCTGGATGGCCTTCCAGCAAAACGGCCTCACGCTCACGCTCTTTGCCGATGAGTTCACGGCCAAGACCTCGTCGGGCTTGCAGAGCATGGCCTTCGACGTGTGGAACCTGGTGTTGCTCATCTTCATCGTCTATGCTCTCTTTGGTCTTTTCCAGAGCAAGCATGCCAAGGGGCGTGTGATCTCGGCCCTGGTCATCGTGGCCAGTGCCGCGGTGCTCGTCTACCGCTACATGCACCTCGCAGGCAGCATCGACATTGCAGCCCCCATCTTCCAGCACTTCAACCCCTGCTTTGTGGTGATGCTCACGCCGGTGAGCATAGCACTCTTCGGCTCGCTGGCCAAGAAGGGCAAGGAGCCCAGCGCCCCGCGCAAGATTGCACTGGGCATGCTCGTGGCAGCCGCAGCCTATGTGATCATGATGGTGGGCTCGATAGGCCTGCTCTCGCCTGCCCAGCAGAAGGTGGCAGGCGACGCAGCTACATTTGCCTCGCCCAACTGGCTCATCTTTACCTATATGACCCTCACCTTCGGCGAACTGCTGTTGTCGCCCATAGGCATCTCGTTTGTGAGCAAGGTGGCACCGCCCAAGTACAAAGGCATGATGATGGGCGGGTGGTTTGTGGCCACCGCCGTGGGCAACCTGCTGGTGAGTGTGGGTGGCTTCTTGTGGGGCAGCCTGCCGCTGTGGAGCGTGTGGTGCGTCTTTGTGGTGCTGTGCCTGCTCTCGGCGCTGTTCATGTTTGCTATCATGAAGCGGCTTGAGAAGGTGGCCAAGTGAGGCGTCGCGTGAGACGTTGCGACAACAACACACACACAAAACATACAAACCCCGCGTGTGACACTGGCGAGCGTGCAACTGCTGCATGCCGGCGTCACACGCTTTTTTTTTATTTACAATGCACACGACACGATGAGAAGACATATACTCGCAATTGCAATGGCAATAACGACGATAGCGGGCGCTGCGGGCGCCCATGTGATGATCGACGGCAAGCTGCAAGGCTCGGCCATATACCCGGGCACCGAGCACGCCTATCAGGTCTACGTGCCCGAGCAGTACACAGGCAAGCAGGCTGCCTGCCTCTATGTGGGGCTCGACGGGGTGCTGTGCGATGCCCCGCGCGTGCTCGACAGCCTCATCGCCGCGGGCAAGATGCCTGTGACGATAGGGGTGTTTTTGCAGCCTGGAGTGGTGAAGAACGCGCGCGGCGAGGTGGTGCGCTACAACCGCAGCTACGAGTTTGACTCGCCCACTGCCGTCTTTGCCACTTTTCTCGACCGCGAGGTGCTGCCGGCCATCGAGGGCACGGTCACGCCCGACGGGCGGGTGATAAAGCTCTCGGGGCGGGCCCAGGACCGCGCGATATTCGGCTTGAGCAGCGGCGGCATTGCTGCCTTCACGGCGGCATGGCACTGGCCCTGGCAGTGGGGGCGTGTGTTCAGCGGTGTGGGCACCTTTGTGGGCATGCGCGGCGGCAACGACCTGCCCAAGATGGTGCGCAAGACCGAGCCCAAGCCCATCAAGGTGTTTCTGCAAGATGGCACCGCCGATGCCTGGAATGCGCTTTTCGGGCACTGGTATGAGGGCAACCGCATGCTGGCCTCGGCGCTCGACTTTGCGGGCTACGATGTGAAGTGCGACTGGAGCGACTGCGGCCACAACGTGACGCGGGCCACCCAGATTTTTGCCAGTGTCATGACCTGGCTGTGGCAGGACTGGCCAGCCGCTATCGTGGCGGGCACCACGCGCAACGACATGCTTGCCGCCCTGCTTGTGCCAGGCAGCAACTGGGTGCCGGGCAGCATCGCTGGCGGTCACGCCGGGCCACCCCGGCACATGGCTGTGTACCCCGACGGCAGCCTCATGGCCAAGGCCGTGCCGGGCAGCAACTGCTTGCAGCAATGGGTGGTTGAGAACGGGCATGTGATGCACGGCGAGCCTTTCTACTGGCTCGAGAGCTATGGCAACGCGCAGCTGCACACGGGCGGCATGGCCTATGACAGCAAGGGTAACCTGTGGGTGGTGACCGATGCAGGCATCCAGGTGTGCGACCACAACGGCCGCGTGCGGGGCATCGTCGACCTGCCTGAGGGCCTCGACGGCGATGTGAGCAATGTCGACATCGCAATCTTGCCGCGGGCTGTGAGGCTCACGGCGACAGGACAGGCGCATGAGGCTGCCTGCCCCACGTGGACGCGCGAGTTCAATGTGGAGCCTCCTGTCGCGGGCGTGCGGCCGCCCTCGCAGGGACAAGGATGAACGCTGCCCCCATGTGCGACGGCGGAGACAAAGCCGTGTGCCCCCTGCAAGCCGCCCCGGCATGGGGGCGAAACCAAGTGGCTCGGCGCCTGCCTGGCCTGGCTGCAATAGTCTTTGTACCGTTGTGGCAGGCATCGGTGTATAGAGCAGAACGCCTTGGCGAAAACTCTTGGGGTGAGCAATGACGAAATCAAGAAAAACATTTTTCTTTTTTGAAAAAATAGTGCGTATTTAATATCTTTTTTGTTATATTTGCATCAAAACCGCCCAATATGACATTGCGAAAATGGATTGAAGACAGGGCTATTCATGGTTATCCCACGTTTTCTGTCGAGGATGTGAGAGCAACGGGTTTGTGCTCTTCAGAGCAGATTCTTCAGAATGAACTCTCAAGACTATGTTTAAACAAGACCATAGCCAATGTATATAGAGGATATTATGTAATCATCCCTGTCCACTATGTATTGCGCGGTTCGGTACCTGCGACTTATTATATCGACCAGTTAATGGCTTATCTTAAAAAGCCTTACTATGTGTGTATGCTTAGTGCCGCAGAGCTGCTGGGTGCTGCTCACCAGCGTCCCCAGCAATTCTCAATTATGACGATTTTCCCAAAGCGTCGCATTGTTTCTACTCGTAATGTGACCATTGAGTGGTTTTATCGAAACACACTGCCACCAGAGGAGGCCTTTGTCACGAAGAATACAGAAACGGGCACTATCTGTATATCTAATCCTCTGCTGACGGCTGCCGACCTTGTACAGTATCAGCAACATGTGGGAGGACTGTCGCGAGTTGCTACCATACTTGAAGAACTCTCAGAGCAGATCGACGTGAAAAAGCAATTTACTCCGCTTGTAGCCTGTGTGAAAAAAGTCGTGTGGCAACGACTTGGCTATTTGCTTGAAAATGTTGTCGAACAAAAGAAGCTGGCAGATGACTTGTATGAGCAGTTGAGTGCATCGTCAGGTTATCTCAAATATCAACCTTTGAGCACATCGGCTGTTGATCGTTCATCTCTGAGAGATAGCCGATGGAAAATTAATATCAACATAGTAATAGAAACAGACGATATATGATAAACAGAACGGCGATACAACAATGGAGTAAGTGTGCTCCGTGGATTGATAATGCCCAGGTGGAACAGGACCTGATAATATGCCGTGCCTTGGTTGCCATCTTTAGCGATGAGTTCTTGGCATCTCAGTTGGCATTCCGAGGTGGAACCGCCCTGCACAAACTCTATCTTTCACCTCCGCCACGATACAGTGAGGACATTGATCTGGTTCAGATTGCTCCAGGACCTATCAAGCCTGTCATGTACCGATTAGGGGAAGTCCTTGACTGGCTGCCAGAGAGAGTGACCAAGCAGAAACGGTACAACAACACGATGTTGTTCAGGGTGGAATCTGAAATACCGCCTGTAGTACAGATACGCCTGAAAGTTGAAATCAATTGCTTCGAACATTTTAACGTACTTGGACTGGCAAAGATCCCGTTCAAAGTTGAAAACTCATGGTTCGCTGGCGAGGCCCAACTCACATCCTATCATTTCGAAGAATTGCTGGGTACCAAACTTCGTGCTCTTTACCAGCGAAAGAAAGGCCGTGATCTTTTTGACCTTTATATCGCCTTGCAACGAAAAACTGTAGACGTTGACAGAGTCCTGCAATGTTACAGAAAATATATGGAGTTTGTGGTTGACAAGGTACCATCTTATAAGCAGTTTGTAAACAACATGCAGAAGAAAATGGAGGATCCTGAGTTTACTGGCGACACGCAGTCGCTCTTGCGTCCTGGCATCACGTTCGATGCGAGCGATGCATATCAGCTCATTTATGAGACCTTTATAGCGAAGATGGCAGGAAGAAGGGATTGAATTCCCTGCGCTGCTAAGGAGGTTTTTCGGTTACTCAAAGGCTAACAACATAGTTAGGTGACTCCTATAGCCTGTGACGGGCTTCAACTCATGCATCGATGGTCTTGATCTTTCAAGGCTAAAAACATCTTGTGCCACGGCCTGCAAAGGCTATGTCACAAGATGCTGAATGGTTTGGCAACGACGGCGGCGGCTACTTTACAATCTTCTTGTCGGCTACCTTCCAGTCGTTGATGCCGCCGGCGAGGTTGGTCACCTTGAAGCCAGCGTCGGCCAGCTGCTGGGCGGCGCGGGCACTGCGCTTGCCGCTGCGGCAATACACTGCCACGGGTTTGCGACGGTCGAGCCGCGCCCGGGCCACGTCGATGAAGTCGTCGGCCTGCATGTCGATGTTTTGCGCGCCGTCGAGGTGGCCGTCGAGATACTCGGCCGGCGTGCGCACGTCGACGAGCTGCACCCCTGGCCGGGCGACGAAGGTCTCAAACTTGTCGACGCCCAGGGTGGTGAAGTTGAGGTTGCTCGAGCACGAGCCCAGCAACATGCCTAAGAGGCTTATCATGAGTAGAATGCGGGTTTTCATCGGCGGTCGCGTCGTGGGCTCACCGGGTGGGTGATGATTTGTAAAAATGCCTTGCCGCGGCGGGGGCGCACGGCCTTCTCAGGGTCTTCAAACATGGCCTCGTTCTCGTCGATGTACTTGTGCCACTTGTCCTCGAGCATGTCGGCCAGCTTGGGCTCCAGGATTTGGCCCGAGTGTCCCGAGTCCCACACAAAGCCCGGCAGGTCGCGCTGCAGCTCGGCAGTGGTGATGATGGGGGCCTTGTCGGGATTGATGATGATGTCGGGCTCCATGTCCATGTAGAACACTTGACGGCCCTTCCCGCTCCAGTCCTCGGCCTCGAAGGGCTCGCTCGAGAGCACACCCTTCATCACGATGCCCGTGTTGCCCTCGCCCACGCGCACCAGGTAGAAGCGGTCGCAGGCCTGGGCATGTTCCCAGTCCCACACGCTCCAGTTGAAGTACTCCTCGATGCAGTTTTTCATGCTCTGCTCGTAGTCGTGCATGTTGACCGACGATATCGAGGGATTCCACATCAGTATTATCGTATTCATAGCTTATAGGTTTTAGCACTCGTTGTTAAGTCGAGTTTTGATTACTACAAATATAATGAATAAGCCCTTGAGTTGCACGCCGAGGGGTATTAAAAATTTTAAAAACTATTGTCGCGGTTTGCCAGCTGTGGGTCAGGGCAGGGCCTCGAGCAGGCGCTCTACGAGGCGGGGCATGGCATAGCGGTCACGGTCGCGCTCCTCGATCCAGAAGTAGCCGGGGGGCAAGGCTGGCCTGCTGCCGGTGGCCAGCAGGTAGAAGTCGGCATAGATGGTGCGGTGCGTGAGCTGGTGCTTCACGGCGTGGCACAGCTCCACGGGGCCGACGCCGGGTGCGATGTCGAGGTGCGGCATGCCGCGAAGCTCGCCGGCCGCAGTGGCCGTGGCCGACTCGTACAGCACCGGCTCGTAGAGGCCTTGCCATATATCGCCGGCCTCGCGGCGGTGAATGGCGGTGCACCCGTCGCAACGCAGGTACACATACTGGAAGTAGCGCGTGGTCACACGCGCGCTCTTGAGCTTAGCGGGCAACTGGTCTACCCGGTGGCTGTGCAGGGCCTCGCAGGTGTCCTCCAGCGGGCACTGGCTGCAGCGGGGCGACCTGGGCGTGCAGCAGGTGGCCCCGAAGTCCATCATGGCCTGGTTGAACGCGGCGGCCTGGTCCACTGGCAGCAGGCTCTGGGCCAGGGCTGCAAAGGTCTTGCGGCCCGCCGTCGTGTCGATGGGGGTGTCGATGCCATAGTGGCGCGAGAGCACGCGGTAGACGTTGCCGTCGACTGTGGCCACCGGCCGTCCGAAGGCTATCGAGGCAATGGCGGCAGCCGTGTAGTCGCCCACGCCCTTGAGGGCTTTCAGCCCCTTGAAGTCGGCCGGGAAGCCGCCCATGGCCACCACTTGGCGTGCAGCTGCAAGCAGGTTGCGGGCACGGCTGTAGTAGCCCAGTCCCTGCCACATGAGCAGCACCTCGTCTTCGCTGGCCGCGGCCAGGTCGCCCACTCGCGGCCAGCGGTGCACAAAGCGTTGCCAGTAGTCGCGTCCCTGGTCGATGCGCGTCTGCTGCAAGATGACCTCGCTCAGCCATATAGCATAGGGGTCGCGCGTGTGGCGCCACGGCAGGTCGCGGCCGTTGAGGCGGTACCAGTGCAAAATGCGCGCCTGGAAACTGTCGTTGCTCATGACTCGAAGGTGGCCGGTCGCAGCTGGCGCAGCGGCGTGAGGAAAAACGGGCGTTCCATGAGGTGGGGGTGGGGCACCGTGAGGCCGGGCTCGTCGATGGTCACCTGCTGCCAGCGTGAGTGCCGGCCGTGGGTAGCGGTGTCTTGCTCGATATAGACGATGTCGATGTCGACCAGGCGGTCGATGTAGTGGCCCGCAGCGTCGCGGTGGCAGGGGCTGCCCAGCTGTGCCTCGATGCCGTGTATCCAGTCGAGCACCTGGCGCGCTGTCTTGCTTGTGGTGAGGGCCACGCCCACGTTGAGAAAGTCGTGGGGCGAGTCGAAGCCCCAGGCCCGCGACTGCACAATCGAAGAAACCTGACACCCGCCAGTGCCTGCACTGAGCAGGGCAATGGCGCGCATCAGGTTGCTATGGCGGTCACCCAGATTGGTGCCGATGTTGAGATAATATTTCAACTACTTGATGTGCTTTAAGATGTCGAGCAGATGATCCCACACCAGCTTCACTGTGGGAATGTAGAGGCACTCGTCGGGCGTGTGCACGTTGCGCAATGTGGGGCCAAACGAGATCATGTCCATGTCGGGGTAGCGCTCGGCAAAGAGGCCGCACTCGAGGCCGGCATGTATGCCTATCACCTTGGGCTCCTTGTGGAACAGGCGCTCATACGACTCCTTGGCAATCTCCACGAGCTTGCTGCCGGGCTTCATGGGCCAGGCGGGGTTGGCCTCGTTGTGCACAATGTTGTAGGCGCCGGCCAGGCGGAATGCTGCCTCGACGGTGTTGCACATGTTGAGCAGGTTGCTGTTCACGCTGCTGCGCTGCAGCGATATCACCTTCAGGTAGTCGGTGCCGGTCTCCACCACCGACACGTTGCTCGAGGTCTCGACAAGCCAGCTTATTTCCTCGGCCTGGCTCATGGCAT
This window contains:
- the folK gene encoding 2-amino-4-hydroxy-6-hydroxymethyldihydropteridine diphosphokinase, translated to MKYYLNIGTNLGDRHSNLMRAIALLSAGTGGCQVSSIVQSRAWGFDSPHDFLNVGVALTTSKTARQVLDWIHGIEAQLGSPCHRDAAGHYIDRLVDIDIVYIEQDTATHGRHSRWQQVTIDEPGLTVPHPHLMERPFFLTPLRQLRPATFES